The segment AAACGTCACACTTTTTCTTTGCATTGCAGATTAAGAATACATGTGAAACTCCAACATTGAAAAGTCGGTATATAAAATGTTCAAATTATAATTCTTCTTAGAAATCATAATCCTTTGATGACAAATTCCATGCATAGGGTGAAAGTAATGTTTAACTATATCAATTAATTGTTGGATAAGTGACATAAAAGTCCAAGAAACTAATGCAGAATTGTTCTCTAGTTTCTTGCTTAAGGAAACTATACGACGTACGCGTATATATAAAACTTCatctttaaaacacttataaaggtataaataatattaagttaACAAGTTATTAACTAAGGAAATGTCGTCATCATGTAGCGTATATGAGATGTATATGCTGTCGACTTATCCTAATTTGAACTCGAATAATGGTAAGTCGAGTCCCAGGGGCGAAGCCAGACCTATTTTCTCCTGAGTGCATACAATTAATAcaagttaaaataatttataatatagtgATATAGTGGGGCATCGAACTCTGGATCATTGAAAAATGTGGGTGCACCTTAACCAAATAAGCTATTTCAACCAATACATACAAtgtaaaaacatattaaataaagATAATAGGGGGTGCACGTGCACCCAGACTCTTCCACCTAGCTTCGCCCCTGAAGTCGACTACACTAATACACATCATTAGCTACAAACCAAATTGAAAACATTTTCTTATATAGTTCTATGTAATATAGTAATTATTGTCGGTTTGATATGTTAGTATTTTATACAAAGGCGAAAATCTAAGAACAAACAATTAAATTAACTAATCATTACACACGCTATCTCAAAGTCGACTGACTTTTATATAACAATGACCACGGTCAGATTCACAATGTATATTTAACCGTTCTCATTATCCAACATGATTCatcaaatttacattttttttcacaaataaaaactCCCCCTTTGCTTCCCGTTATTTATATACTCTCCTGATCATACAGCAATGAATAGAAAATACTTGGATCGAAGATCATATTCATGGTCTGGACAATCAAGACCATACATATGCGACTTTTGCGAGAGAGGTTTCTCCAACGCACAAGCTTTAGGAGGGCACATGAACATCCACAGAAAAGATAGGGCAAAACTGCGGGAAGCGAACTTAAAGGAAGATAATCCTGAAGACTCCATATGCACCAATTCAAGAACCAGGTTCGAGCAAGTTCCGATTGAATTGCCTTTCTTCGTTGACACGATAAGTCctacaagaaaagaaaacaataataaaagtGGAAACTATTTgggagatgaagaagagaagaagatgaggtcGTTATTTCAAAAAGCTTTGTCCAAAAGTGCAGAAGTGATAGACCTTGAGCTTCGTCTAGGATTAGATCCTTATAAGAAATCACCAAGTAAGTAGTTATGTGAATATATAGTTTAGTcaccaaaatatatatagatgtaaTATGTGGATATTTTTTTGTTCGTTTGATTTGATTAGTTGTTGATTTGTTAATATTGCACTAAAATTCTAACTTTGTATGTACGTAACGGTATATGGTTTTGATGCGTTTTGTAAAATACTATATGATTAACTAAGGCTTAagcattttgttttaaattctgAAACAAAAATTCAAGATACTAAGCAAATATGCTCTTTTTTTTGCATATAACAATTTCCACTAACGATTGGACCTAAGTTAAATGTACTATATAGCATTTAACAAAATATTAGAGCCTAGCAAGTATGTTGATCGAAAAATATAGCAAACGTGACGCTACcatacatagttttttttaactctGCTTTCTCAAGAGGGACCTCCATTTTGGGTCGATGAGAATGTAGATGGAGCTGAAGGTGGTAGTAGTTTATTGATGATAATGGAGTATTCACAGGACTAGAGTCAGTAGATGCATATTCccgaaaaaaaactaaagaggATGGTTAATAAAACTGAGTCAAAAGATGCAAGAAATGCAGTGAACTAATCCAGACCGAAGAGGTCGAGATGGCCGCCGACCTATCAAGTAGGGATCATTTGAGAGCCTTGTTTAGCTCTTTCTTTGCTCTCGTCATTTATTTCACAATCTACTACTACTATTTTGAGTCACAGTTTGTAATTTCCTTTTGCAATTTCAACTGAAAACCTtttataaaaagtgaaaaacataaaagaagagGAGCTCTATTTTTATAAAAGCATATAATGTTCTTAGAATCTGCCCAAATGCATGGCATGTTTTTGTGT is part of the Brassica rapa cultivar Chiifu-401-42 chromosome A09, CAAS_Brap_v3.01, whole genome shotgun sequence genome and harbors:
- the LOC103841305 gene encoding transcriptional regulator TAC1, with the protein product MNRKYLDRRSYSWSGQSRPYICDFCERGFSNAQALGGHMNIHRKDRAKLREANLKEDNPEDSICTNSRTRFEQVPIELPFFVDTISPTRKENNNKSGNYLGDEEEKKMRSLFQKALSKSAEVIDLELRLGLDPYKKSPSK